A window of Coregonus clupeaformis isolate EN_2021a chromosome 28, ASM2061545v1, whole genome shotgun sequence contains these coding sequences:
- the LOC121543770 gene encoding basic helix-loop-helix transcription factor scleraxis-like — translation MSFAMVRTAPPSRFLFSEISMMSEDEEGENGGSESSGSDSQKSSFRLNGGSNGFQIKVGSRKRKFCGVAGRLAGPPMVVGAPVVEERQRKVANARERDRTNSVNTAFTALRTLIPTEPADKKLSKIETLRLASSYISHLGNVLLVDEACGDGQPCHTSTPPFYHHTLHSLSPLPGRGSENQPKHICTFCLSNQRKMNKDRDRKTTLKKMTPEGQKHPEDKYPTLL, via the exons ATGTCTTTTGCGATGGTGCGCACGGCTCCCCCAAGCCGCTTCCTCTTCTCCGAGATCAGCATGATGTCAGAGGACGAGGAGGGGGAGAACGGTGGCAGCGAGAGCTCGGGCTCCGACTCCCAGAAGTCCTCCTTCCGTCTCAACGGCGGCTCCAACGGCTTTCAGATCAAGGTGGGAAGCAGGAAGAGGAAGTTCTGTGGCGTTGCCGGAAGGCTGGCGGGGCCCCCGATGGTGGTGGGGGCCCCGGTGGTGGAGGAGCGGCAGCGGAAAGTGGCAAACGCTCGAGAGAGGGACCGCACCAACAGCGTGAACACGGCCTTCACCGCCCTGAGGACCCTCATCCCCACCGAGCCGGCCGACAAGAAGCTGTCCAAGATCGAGACTCTGCGGCTGGCGTCCAGCTACATTTCCCACCTGGGTAATGTGCTGCTGGTGGACGAGGCGTGTGGGGATGGGCAGCCGTGCCACACCTCCACACCTCCTTTCTACCACCACACCCTCCACAGTCTCAGCCCCTTGCCTGGCCGGGGCTCGGAGAACCAGCCCAAACACATCTGTACTTTCTGCCTCAGCAACCAGAGGAAAATG aacaaagacagagacagaaaaacaactcTTAAGAAGATGACGCCTGAAGGACAGAAACATCCGGAGGATAAATATCCAACACTTTTGTGA